Proteins encoded together in one Camelina sativa cultivar DH55 chromosome 9, Cs, whole genome shotgun sequence window:
- the LOC104711778 gene encoding RNA pseudouridine synthase 5-like isoform X1, whose translation MSPPPSPSQQRIGLPWPELNDGLEYKDIVSSSESELTTVSEFYFTKYKSSAPLLGWIQRIQNGQIQIDGEVVKDPNTVLKSGSKLVYHRLPWKEPDTPYSLDILYEDDDLIALNKPSGLQVLPGGLFQQRTLLTQLQWWFGQKDSSTGACELHPVPVHRLGRGTSGILLCAKTKLAKTKLAAYFAEGTSLVGSGNLDQNCGTGRKLTKIYRALADGIIEEDEVVIQQPIGVVRYPGVAKGLYVAFPEGKPAFSKLAVLARDRQNNCTLVKVEIQSGRPHQIRIHLAYIGHPLVGDPLYVAGGRPKCFETDLVDDAAGFAEDGGYRRPNQPVPGDCGYHLHAHQVELLNLLNTNKVVKLVAPLPTILRTSSEAQEKSLPPAS comes from the exons ATGTCGCCGCCGCCGTCGCCGTCGCAGCAACGTATCGGATTGCCATGGCCCGAGCTCAACGATGGATTGGAATACAAGGACATCGTCTCATCTTCTGAGTCAG aGTTAACGACGGTGTCAGAATTCTACTTCACCAAATACAAGAGCTCAGCTCCATTGCTAGG gtggaTTCAACGAATTCAAAACGGACAG ATACAAATTGATGGGGAAGTTGTGAAAGATCCAAACACAGTTCTTAA GAGTGGTTCCAAGTTAGTTTACCATAGGCTTCCTTGGAAGGAACCTGACACGCCATACTCGTTAGATATTTTGTATGAAGACGATGATTTG ATCGCTTTGAACAAGCCTTCTGGACTTCAAGTATTGCCAGGAGGACTTTTCCAGCAACGGACTTTGTTGACGCAGTTGCAGTGGTGGTTTGGTCAAAAAGATTCTTCCACCGGTGCATGTGAATTACACCCTGTTCCTGTACATCGACTAGGTAGAGGAACATCAG GTATACTTCTCTGCGCAAAGACAAAGCTTGCAAAAACGAAACTGGCAGCTTATTTTGCTGAGGGAACATCTCTTGTCGGGTCCGG TAACTTGGATCAAAATTGTGGAACCGGAAGAAAACTTACAAAGATATATCGAGCACTGGCAGATGGTataattgaagaagatgag GTAGTTATCCAACAGCCTATTGGAGTGGTTCGATATCCTGGGGTCGCAAAAGGATTATATGTTGCTTTTCCGGAAG GCAAACCTGCTTTCAGCAAATTAGCTGTTCTGGCTCGGGACAGGCAAAACAATTGCACGCTAGTTAAG GTAGAGATACAATCTGGAAGACCACATCAGATCCGGATTCATCTTGCATACATTGGACATCCCTTGGTAG GGGACCCTCTTTATGTTGCGGGCGGACGACCAAAGTGCTTTGAAACAGATCTTGTAGATGATGCTGCGGGCTTTGCCGAAGATGG GGGATACAGAAGGCCAAATCAGCCTGTTCCTGGGGATTGTGGATATCATCTGCATGCTCATCAAGTGGAGCTACTTAACCTGTTGAACACTAATAAG GTAGTAAAACTTGTAGCTCCACTACCAACAATTCTCCGAACAAGCTCCGAGGCACAAGAAAAAAGTCTACCTCCTGCAAGTTAA
- the LOC104711778 gene encoding RNA pseudouridine synthase 5-like isoform X2 yields MSPPPSPSQQRIGLPWPELNDGLEYKDIVSSSESELTTVSEFYFTKYKSSAPLLGWIQRIQNGQIQIDGEVVKDPNTVLKSGSKLVYHRLPWKEPDTPYSLDILYEDDDLIALNKPSGLQVLPGGLFQQRTLLTQLQWWFGQKDSSTGACELHPVPVHRLGRGTSGILLCAKTKLAKTKLAAYFAEGTSLVGSGNLDQNCGTGRKLTKIYRALADGIIEEDEVVIQQPIGVVRYPGVAKGLYVAFPEGKPAFSKLAVLARDRQNNCTLVKVEIQSGRPHQIRIHLAYIGHPLGTLFMLRADDQSALKQIL; encoded by the exons ATGTCGCCGCCGCCGTCGCCGTCGCAGCAACGTATCGGATTGCCATGGCCCGAGCTCAACGATGGATTGGAATACAAGGACATCGTCTCATCTTCTGAGTCAG aGTTAACGACGGTGTCAGAATTCTACTTCACCAAATACAAGAGCTCAGCTCCATTGCTAGG gtggaTTCAACGAATTCAAAACGGACAG ATACAAATTGATGGGGAAGTTGTGAAAGATCCAAACACAGTTCTTAA GAGTGGTTCCAAGTTAGTTTACCATAGGCTTCCTTGGAAGGAACCTGACACGCCATACTCGTTAGATATTTTGTATGAAGACGATGATTTG ATCGCTTTGAACAAGCCTTCTGGACTTCAAGTATTGCCAGGAGGACTTTTCCAGCAACGGACTTTGTTGACGCAGTTGCAGTGGTGGTTTGGTCAAAAAGATTCTTCCACCGGTGCATGTGAATTACACCCTGTTCCTGTACATCGACTAGGTAGAGGAACATCAG GTATACTTCTCTGCGCAAAGACAAAGCTTGCAAAAACGAAACTGGCAGCTTATTTTGCTGAGGGAACATCTCTTGTCGGGTCCGG TAACTTGGATCAAAATTGTGGAACCGGAAGAAAACTTACAAAGATATATCGAGCACTGGCAGATGGTataattgaagaagatgag GTAGTTATCCAACAGCCTATTGGAGTGGTTCGATATCCTGGGGTCGCAAAAGGATTATATGTTGCTTTTCCGGAAG GCAAACCTGCTTTCAGCAAATTAGCTGTTCTGGCTCGGGACAGGCAAAACAATTGCACGCTAGTTAAG GTAGAGATACAATCTGGAAGACCACATCAGATCCGGATTCATCTTGCATACATTGGACATCCCTTG GGGACCCTCTTTATGTTGCGGGCGGACGACCAAAGTGCTTTGAAACAGATCTTGTAG
- the LOC104711779 gene encoding general transcription factor IIF subunit 2-like, giving the protein MEDVKVEFKEVKKIENEALETGLAERSMLLMKAPSLVARSLQSLPFPDDPYRPDAKVILYLDLIAHEDEETKFVMELARAESGNMPRRYTLDMSKDFVPMNVFCESSDGKMSVEGKTKNKFDMRPHNENIESYGRLCRERTNKYMGKNRQIQVIDNARGMHMRPMPGMIIPTAAPDKKKITNRTSEMKRTRRDRREMEEVMFNLFERQSNWTLRQLIQETDQPEQFLKDLLRDLCIYNNKGSNQGTYELKPEYKKATQE; this is encoded by the exons ATGGAAGATGTTAAGGTAGAGTTTAAGGAGGTAAAGAAGATTGAGAATGAGGCTTTGGAAACGGGTTTGGCAGAGAGATCGATGTTGCTAATGAAAGCTCCTTCTCTCGTCGCTCGTTCTCTCcaatctcttccttttcctGATGATCCGTACCGTCCTGACGCTAAAGTCATCCTCTACCTCGATCTTATCGCTCACGAGGACGAAGAGACcaaa TTCGTTATGGAATTAGCTCGAGCTGAATCTGGAAACATGCCAAGGCGTTACACCTTAGATATGTCTAAAGATTTCGTCCCCATGAATGTTTTCTGTGAATCTTCAGATG GAAAGATGTCAGTAGAAGGGaagacaaagaacaaatttGACATGAGGCCTCATAACGAGAACATTGAGAGCTATGGGAGATTGTGCCGTGAAAGAACAAACAAGTACATGGGCAAAAATAGACAGATCCAG GTCATTGATAATGCCAGAGGAATGCATATGAGGCCAATGCCGGGAATGATCATCCCAACTGCGGCTCCT GACAAGAAGAAAATCACAAACAGGACATCAGAGATGAAGAGAACAAGAAGGGACCGTAGAGAGATGGAGGAGGTCATGTTTAATCTCTTCGAAAGACAATCAAATTGGACTCTGAGGCAGCTTATTCAGGAAACTGACCAACCTGAG CAATTCCTGAAAGACTTGCTGAGAGATCTTTGCATATACAACAACAAAGGGAGCAACCAAGGAACGTATGAGCTGAAGCCTGAGTACAAGAAAGCCACACAGGAGTAG
- the LOC104711780 gene encoding transcription factor GTE6, with protein sequence MADSEPELGHAAGENSQGFTVDNECISKRVDEVKDWVDSLADKLKEVEDFYTSIGVSVGKDSEKGRHVVGIRKIQQEAARRDAVAAKRMQDLMRQFGSIFRQITQHKCAWPFMQPVNVEGLGLHDYFEIIDKPMDFGTIKNQMEGKDGTGYKHVMQVYADMLLVFENAMNYNEESSDVYNMAKKLMEKFEEKWAQFLPKVQEEEKIREEEAKQAAAEALLVKEASHIKTTRDLCNEICHADDELEKLMRKVVERCRKITTEEKRSIGLALLKLSPEDLQKVLAIVAQADPSFQSRAEEVNIEMDVLDEPTLWKLKFFVKVALENTIKKKKEEETKNLMQKKEATNKRTAPNKLAERKTKRPRQ encoded by the exons ATGGCAGACTCAGAGCCAGAGTTAGGTCATGCCGCCGGCGAAAATTCACAAGGTTTCACTGTTGACAACGAGTGCATCAGCAAGCGTGTCGACGAGGTTAAAGATTGGGTTGATTCG CTTGCGGATAAACTGAAAGAGGTAGAGGATTTTTACACGAGCATTGGTGTCTCTGTCGGGAAAGATTCAGAAAAAGGGAGACATGTTGTTGGGATTAGGAAGATTCAACAAGAGGCTGCACGTAGAGATGCTGTTGCTGCTAAAAGAATGCAGGACCTCATGCGTCAATTTGGATCTATCTTCcgtcag ataacTCAGCATAAGTGTGCATGGCCATTTATGCAGCCTGTCAATGTTGAAGGTCTTGGTTTGCATGACTACTTTGAG ATAATCGACAAGCCCATGGACTTCGGCACTATAAAGAATCAAATGGAGGGTAAGGATGGTACCGGGTACAAACATGTTATGCAAGTATATGCTGATATGCTGTTAGTGTTTGAGAATGCAATGAATTACAATGAAGAATCAAGTGATGTTTACAATATGGCGAAAAAGTTAATGGAAAAGTTTGAGGAGAAATGGGCACAGTTTCTTCCAAAAGTTCAAGAAGAG GAGAAAATACGGGAGGAAGAAGCGAAGCAAGCAGCAGCGGAGGCGCTGCTAGTAAAAGAAGCATCTCATATCAAAACAACTAGAGACTTGTGCAATGAG ATTTGCCATGCTGATGACGAGCTGGAGAAGCTAATGCGTAAAGTTGTGGAAAGATGCAG GAAAATCACAACTGAGGAGAAGCGTAGTATTGGGTTAGCATTGTTAAAACTGTCTCCGGAAGATCTACAGAAAGTGTTGGCTATAGTTGCTCAAGCTGACCCGAGCTTCCAATCTAGAGCAGAAGAAGTCAATATTGAGATGGACGTACTG GACGAACCAACACTATGGAAGCTAAAGTTCTTTGTGAAGGTTGCGTTGGAGAAtacaataaagaagaagaaagaggaagagacaaAGAATTTGATGCAGAAGAAAGAGGCTACAAACAAACGAACTGCGCCTAACAAGTTAGCTGAGAGGAAAACAAAGCGGCCACGCCAATGA